Part of the Mauremys reevesii isolate NIE-2019 linkage group 20, ASM1616193v1, whole genome shotgun sequence genome is shown below.
TCGCTGGCCAccacctccttccctgtccctccaTTTTAGTGAATGGCAGCTGAATCTGCCCAAACAATCAAAATGTGGCGTATAAACACAGCTCTGTGTCTCTCCCTGGCTCCGGGATGACGTCACACCATCTGTAATGTTTGCTCCATTCTCAAACCATGGAAGCTCCATGGTGGGGAAACACGGGTCACTTATTTTGAGCAGTGTTTGTAGCCGAACTGGCTCTAAACATTGTGATCGTTCCGTGTCCTAGCTcggctgggggagtcctctcgCCCTTGCAGGTGAGATGGCAGAACCGAATGTAGTGTTACGGCTCAGTGCTGGGCACAAACCGTTTCCTGAGTCTTGGCTGTCCCTTCACTTTTCTGCTATCAGCATGACAGCAACGAGCCATCAGCTGCTGCTGCGCTGGAAATTGCACCATCTTCTTACACTCACCCTCCACAGCCCCTAGAAAGAGACACATTGTCCATGGTTCAAAAGACTATTCAGGCACCTAATAAAGAAATATTTGACCTAAGCACTCCTTGTGGCTAATATTATAAATggtaaaaacaacaagaagtacttgtggcaccttagagactaacagatttacttgggcataagctttcatgggctaaaacccacttcatcagatgcatggagtggaaaatacagtaggcaggtatatatacacggtacatgaaaagatgggagttgccttagcaagtggggggtcagtgctaacgagacaattcagttaaagtggaagtgggctattctcaacagtagaataccaagggaggaaaaatcaattgtgtagtggtaatgagggtggcccatttcaaacaattgacaagaaggtgcgagTATCAGCAgaaggaaattagtttttgtagtgacccatccactcgcagtctttattcaggcctaatttgatggtgtccagtttgcaaattatttccagttctgcagtttctcgttggagtctgtttttgacgtttttttgttgaaaaatggccacttttaagtctgttattgagtgtccagggagattgacgtGTTCTGtgattggtttttgaatgttagaattcttgacgtctgatttgtgtccatttattcttttgcatagagaaaTGGACACGAaccagacgtcaagaattataacattcaaaaaccacaagtacgcctcgttgtttttgctgatacacgCTACCACGGCTACCACGCTGAAACCTCTCACATTATAaatgatgacaggtttcagattggtagccgtgttagtctgtatcagcaaaaacaacgaggagtacttgtgtcaccttagagtaacaaatttattagggcataagctttcgtgggctacagcccacttcatcagatgcatgcagtggaaaatacagtaggaagagatatatatacacagagagcaCGAAACAATGGGTGTGCCATACCcactataacaagagtgatcaATGAAGGTAGGCtattattagcaggagaaaaaaccttttgtagtgataatcaggatggcccatttccaacagttgacacgAAGGCAAGAGTAAAAATAAGCATGTCAGCTGTAATGCTCTGGATTTCGAATGTGCAAACTACCCCGCCCAAGAAAATCTTAAAACATGACTCAATCTTCAGTATAAAGGAAATATACCAACTTCCGCACGTGCTGAATTTGTTATTTTTAGACTCAGACAAACACTGGGAGTtggagggcagagcaggggaaatTCTCACATACAGATTAAAGGCAAGAGGTCAAAGATCCTGAATAGTATCACTCCAGTCAGAACACCAGTAGGTTATTACATGCTGATAGCAAAGGATTTCAATAGGTGGCAGGTACCACCTCTCCCCCTAGTGGGGAGAACAAACAGAATTACAATGAATGCCCTTCCCAGCATTCTCTTCATTCGGAATTCCCTCCCTAGCCACATTCCTCCCTTTCATCTTACCAAAATCAACACCATGTTCAAGTCCTTCTTGTGGGGCGCGGGTGACAAACCCAAAATCTCCTTACACAGATTACAGCGTCCCGTCAGAGCAGGGGCGTTCAGATTTCCCGGGTTCAAACTTTGCCATCAGGCACTAATTCTTAGCCAAGCAGCGCTGGGGCTCGTTCCTTTGTGCTGCAGAGCCAccggctggctccagctgggagcagaATCGGCTGCGCCTTTACCCCTTCCCAACATACTGCAGATTCCCTAAAGAGCAATTGGCAACTCTCGTGGCAGCCAGGAATACTTGGTGGACGACAGCTACTACATTGAAACGTGACCCCCTTCTACACACCGGCCTTGGTCTGTCTGCGATAATTCGAAACACTGAGCAGCAGGCAACCCCATCAACGGCCAGGTCGGATTAGGAGCGGGATTTTGAATTTACTGGGAGTCAATTTATTGAAAATGATGCTTTCCTGCCTTTTACAATATTAAAAGCCAGGTTCAATGTAGAGACTAAGAAGGGGTGGCAATATAGCCAGTGTAACCATGTCATCTCCCAGCTGTTTGGCCCGAAGTCTGCGGTATCCCTGACCCACAGAAACTGCTTTCATTTCTCCAACACCAATGGCAACACTGCGCGCACCGGGCCAGCCAAAAAAAGGAATGGGAAGAGGAACTAGGCCAATTACTTCCTGCTAAGCAATGGGAACACATTTTAGCCAGTGTTCTGAGCTGCTCCTTTGAGCTCTGTGTACGATAAATCCATCGATCAGAAAATCACATGGAGGATGCATTGGAGCCCTCTCCAGCTGTTCAAAACAGGTGCTGCACCTAGATCTGCAGTTTTCGGCAGGACCAAACTCGTCATTTTAAACCCAATGGATGTTCACTGGAAGCTGAATAAATCTGAAAAACTTTGGCTCAGCAGAGCACTAACAATTGCTAAAAGGCCAGCACTCCAAAAATGGAAATCCAAAAAGCAACCAACAATTGGAGACGAGCACAGACGTCATAAGGTTGGCCACCATGGAAATGCATCTGCCCCCCTTCTCTACCATTTCCTTCCCTCTCCgtctccagccccctcctctgaaTTTTGCTTCTATTCTTTATCttattttaatcatttttctttaaCTATTGGATTTTTATAAGCAAACTGTGTTTGTAAATTGTGCAATACAAATCACTGAGTTACCTGCTAACCATTCGTATTGTATATAATTAACTGTTTAAAGCATAGCTCAGGTTAGGTAGCACGTGGTTAGTATCATATGAGACGTGTATGTGGTATGAGAAGTTGGTGTATATTTAGTGATGTTTCTTTTttctatatatattattttttaaatgaacaaaaagTTAATAGAAAAATAACAATAATCGTGGCTTTTAAGTCCTTTACTTTAGGAGGAATTGGGGAGTGTCCCTTAAATAGTTTGGCGACTGTCTAGGAATACTCCCCGCATTGTGTGGTTTTGGAGTGAGCTAGGCACGGCAGCGTGTGTCTATTCAGTGACCGTGGTTACTTGGAACCCAGCTGGGCCTCTTCGTGTGATAAGATTGTCATTGTTGTGAAAAGACCAAAAGGCCCCGTGTTGTGTTTTGAGGCGCGTTTGCGGAAGATAGGATATGAAACATCATGCTGAAGGCAGCTCCTCCCCTTGATTGGTGAAGTAACAGCAAGTTATGACTCAAATCTCAGCCCTTCGCAGCCACTCAGTTTTTCCTGCAGTCAGCACAACGGCACCCTGACATCAGCTGCCCACCACGCTGGAAATTCCCTCGCAATCTCCCTCCGCTTTGCCGCCTGGGCGCCTATAAAAAGACAGATTGACCTTGGGTGCAGCATCAGACAGAGAAGGAGTGTTCAAGAGTCCCTGGTCTGCTTCTGCTCCTGACGCTCATCCTCACCCGACAGCAACATGAAGGTCTCCGTGGCTGCCCTCGCCGTTCTCCTCGTCGCTGCCTTCTGCTCACTGGCTTCCTCTGCCCCAAGTGAGTCCAGCTTCTCTCCTCTCTTTCAGTGTTTCCCTtcagagaaggaaggagaaatgTCATAGCCGGGAGATGGTTCCTCCTGCCAGCTCCTAGCCAGCAGGTTCTCGGTGGTCGAGGCAGGGCAAGGAGCTCTcttctggggaggggagagccctggTGGTGTCAGGGCTGCAGCCAGCAGCCCAACAAAGATCTGACAAGAACTTTCAGACCTGGGTGTGTCCAGGAAAGAGGAAAGGCTGGAAGGAATTACTGGAGGAAAAGCTCTCCCATTTCCCTCCTTCCTTCACCTCCTTTCCTCATCCCAACTCCCTATGGCTGGAAGTCTTCTCTTCCTGCTCCGTCCCATGTGCCCCAGGCTGCTAGAGGGGCTTTTCTTTGCATACAGCTCAGCACACACTCATGTTTCTTGTCTCCGTCTCTCTCAGTTGGCTCTGATCCCCCGACTGCCTGCTGCTTTACCTACGCGTCCCGGAAGATCCCACGCGGCTTGGTGGTAGATTATTATGACACCAACAGCATGTGCTCCCAGACGGCCATAGTGTAAGTACAAACTTCAGACCTTGAGACAGAGATTTTTTCTGTCCCCCAGTTACTGGCCTTGGAGGTTTCTTAAGACCCACTGAATGTAGAAAGGAGGCGGGGGGGCTCTGGCAGAGACTCCACCAGAGAAAGAGAACAGAGCAGACTAAGGGTGTGCAATCTTCAAAAGCGCGAGGCTGCTGAGTCATTGAAGTCCCGTTGTCGGAAGTGATTGAGAAACACAGGAGCTGAGTCTCGCTGAAAGGCGATGGCCCTTGTGCTCCGATGTGGCGAGATCACTTTTGAGAATGGGCCTTTGGCTGCTAAATCACATAGGTGTTTTGGAAAATGTCCCCCTAACCTACGGGATCTGGGTGCAGCTGGGATTAGTGAGAGGAGAGGTTTTAAAGGGAGACGTTTGGTTCTCTCCACTCACAAAGTTCCCCTTGTTCTAATCCAAATGTTTTTCCTTCGGCAGATTTATCACCAAGAAGGGCCGTGAagtctgtgctaaccccaaagaGGACTGGGTTCAGGAGTACGTGACCAATTTGGAACTGAACTGAGCAGAGCAGGGGACAGACCAGGGACCCAGCAATGAAAGTGTTAATGATCAAAGTGCACCCTTCCTGCTGATGCATCTAGTGGTAGTGCCACTCGCTGACTTAGCGGAAATAACCTGACATAtataaacatatttaaaatattatttcaatTTATTTAAGAAATTTAATTTGCACTGAAATCTGAGCTAAATAGTGTACTATTTATGGATTAGTACATGGGGGTTTGGGGGCAGGTCACATGACATGGCTCCATTCACAGCTCAAACGTGAagattatttaatatattttatatcaAACAGAACGTTTCCTGTAATGTTGAGTTATGTGATTTGATGGAATGCTGAACATAGATTATgaagaataaatatttttatatgaACGTCTTGTGTTTGCCTATTTGTTAATGTGGATCCTTTTGGGGAATGACACCtcttattattaataatgatatCGTTTCATAAGGGTCCATGCCCTTTTCTAGGCCAAGAAAACTACAAGCAATTTACAAATATATGTCTGATATTACACAAAGTGAGGTGAAGACAGGCAGTGCGGGAGTGAGGTATGAGAAAGACAATTTACAATCATCAACTTTCGCACTTCCATAcattggagcaggggctggaaatTCGGCAGGTGGGACACCCTAGAGTCAGGGAGGTGCCTTTTGCTGCCCTCATGAAAACCCATCCAAATCTGACCCAGTTTTAAGGTTTTAAGCCTGGGAAAGATCACAGTTCAAACAGGCTCACACCTAGCTAGACTTTGGCAGCTAAACTCTTGGAACATTTcatctgtactgagcatgctccagttctgggctgcaggggcagagcagggctttcCTTGCAACTGATCTGCAGAGCTAatgggggcccctgggggggaggcACTCAAaatgagagcagggagactgtctcCTCCATGCCCTCACTGACCCCACCcgaaagggaggaggaggcagcctgACTCCAGTGTAGATgggtgaggagcagtgggcagggcagaggagggatgaCGGGGCAGACGGCAGGGGGACAGGCAGAAGCTAGGAGGGGCAGGAGTAGAAtgcggggaggagaggggcagcaaccaggcaggtgggggagaggagcagagggaACAAGGACAGACAGTGATGTGAGCAGAAGGGTCTGTCTGTGATGGGGACCAATTTCAGATATTTCAGAGACAAATACACAACCCCCCTGCTGACAGTCGCCAACTCTTGTGTTGTTGTCACCATCTGTTCTCGTAGCATTtgatgcttttcttaaagccccacctCCTGAAGTCATGTGATGGCAGGAGACTCTCACGTTTCATTTAAAATCAAAGTTGGCCATGCTGGGTAGTTTGGCATATTGCATTCAAAAACATTGGCTTTGTCTCCTCAGTGACTGTGTAGCTCAGAGACTCTGGGGTCTGAATTAACGAGTCCTTCATCCCTTACTTGTGGCTTCAAAAGGGCCAATTTCCCAAAGCTGAGAAAAATTATGAGCAAAATTGATTGGGAATAAAGCTTTAACCTGAAAAACATGAATGCCAGTGAggagttctttaagaagagtttattagaCGGCCAAACGTCACAATTCCAAAATCAGATAAGAGGACAACTTTGGCCGGAAGCCAGTCTGGTTCAGCGGTGAACCGAAGGCAGCAATTCGACATAAAAAAGTGACAGACAATGTTTTGCTAAGAAGCACTGGTGACTGCATGGGGCACAAACCTCTTTGACGTTGGGCGTGTACACACCCCTCAATTAACATAACTGTTGTTCATCtcaaacaccccccccacacacacacatacacccctcaGACAAAAGGGGTTcgctgggtgggtggaggggcttTAGGTAACGTGTGTGTGAGTTAGGGAAGACAGAGCAGAGGCATTCAGAAAGCCAAAGCAGCAGGCTGTGATCACATGACCCTGGGAAAAGCTAGAGCGAATTTTTGGGTCCGGtgttggctaaagaggcttggggATAAAAGCAAAGAAATTGCTCTTTTTGATTTTGTTTCCTCCTGACTTGGCAGAAGCAGAACTTTGTAAATTACTGTAATGAGCCAAGACTCCAGCAAAGAAAGTACCAGACTCCTGCAATTCCTGCTTCCAGCTGGAACATCCCCAGGGGCCTGAATGCTGACTGGCTGTTCGGGTCAACTCATAAATGGTGAAAGGGAGACTAGAGAGCAATCGCtataaattagaagttatgaaGTGCAGAAAATGGACAAGGAATACTAAAGACATGGGGGAAAATCCATGACTGGCAGGTATAAGAACTGTAAGAAGGAGTATTTAAGTCATAGGTGCCAATTGCgtgggtgcagggctggagcacccatggggggaAAATCGTGGGGGCTGAGTACACACTGGCAGTCCCcccatcagcacctccccctcccactcACTGATAGGCCCTGCTGATCAgtgtttccccctccctccctgcacctccagcccactgcaatcagctgttccgcTGCGTGCAGGtggctgggggaagagaggggaggagtgaggatgtggtgtgctcgggggagggggcggaacagggaggggctggggccttgagggaaggggtggagctgggggtcgagcacccccagcACAATGGAAAGCCGGTGCCTGTgatttaagtatattaggaacaaaagaaatcctagaaatgatataggcccattactagatggagatgaTAAAATTGTTAATCCTGATGTAGGAAAGGCAGAACTGTTCAATAAATGTTTCTCTTCTGtttttggaaagaagcaggatgatggTCTTCTATCATGTGAGGATGATTAATTAACTTTAGAGTTAATTAATAACCCATGATGTGGGCAGTCATGCCTTGTGGTCACAGCTGGGGTCAGCGCCCGAATCAGGAACCAAACTGAAGAGCAGGGTTGGAGCGAGGCTGGCACAGGAATGATCACAGCGGCAGGTGTAAGTAGTGAACATCCACTGGCCTAATGCTGCTGCTGGACTTAAGGGCAGGTCTGGTGACACCTCTCAGCCAGTCAGGTGGTTTGGTCAATCAGGGTGTTCAGCTCCAGGGCAGCTGGCTGATCCCAGGGTCAGctacaggccctgattcctgacgcTAAccaaggaggatgttaaacagcatctactagggataaacatttttaaatcattaGTCCTGGATAAAGAGtcctgtgcagggccggctccagaccccagcacgccaagcgtgcgcttggggcagcattttgccggcagggcagcaggcggctccggtggacctcccgcaggcatgactgcggagggttagctggtcccgcggctcaggtggacctcccgcaggcatgactgtatATTAGgaacatgcgtctgacaaagtgggtattcacccacgaaagctcatgctccaatacatctgttagtctataaggtgccacaggattctttgtcgctttttacagatccagactaacacagcgacccctctgatactggtcCTGGGTAATTTCACagtcaagagttttaaaagagctggctgaggagatctctggccTGCTGATCTTAATTTTTAATATATCTTGGAATACCAAGAAAATTCCAGAAAACTAGAAGAGTGATCATATTTTTCCTCTAGCCAAAACAGGAGCAAGCAGGATGACCCAGGTAACCATAAACTATTTAGCCTGCCTCAGTCCCAGGTAAAATAATGGAAAAGTCAACATGGGCTTCAACTGGCAAAGAATTAAAGGatattaatataattaatgccagtcactatggttttatggaaaataggttttATCAAACAAGCTGATTATTCTTTGAGGTGactacaaatttggttgataaagtaaCTGCatagatgtaatatacttagacttgtGTAAGGTGTTTGAGTTAGGACCACATGACATGCTGATTAAATAATTGCTATTATACAATTTCAAGGACGCACTTGTTAAAGGGAAGtagctaactgacagatctcaaaacaTAGTCATCACTGGGGAATCACCATGAAATGgggatgtttctagtggggttccacagggactGGTTctaggcctgatgctattcaatatctacactaatgatctggaagtaaatgtaaaatcacTGCTGGTAAATTTATGGATGGCCCAAAGATTGGCAGAGTGGTAAACAATGATGAGGATGGGGCAgtcatacagagtgatctggttTGCCTGGTAACGTGGGCCCACTTGAAcgaaatgtgttttaatacaccTAAATGCAAAGTGATACATCTAGGAACGAGCAATGCAAGTCttacttacagaatgggggactgtgtcctggaaagcagTGCAAGGGACGGGAGGTCACTCTACTTGGCGCTGgctaggcctcagctggagtcctgtgtccagttttggtcaccaatatatagcaaggatgtagagaaactgaagaggatccagaggcgagtgacaaaATGATCAAAGCCATGCGAGCAAAGGCTGAATGAATGGGGTATGTTtcatttggaaaagaggagactgagggggaacatgagagcagtcttcaaatacttgaaaggatGCCGtaaaaaagatgaagaaaagttgttctctcttgccacggaggacaggacaagaggcgatgggttcaaactacagcagagcagatttaaattaaatctcaggaaaaaattgCTAAGTGTAAGGGCAGTAGTTCAGTGgagcctaaggaggttgtggaagctccttcatggaggatttcaaaaggaggctggagccatctgtctggGATTCTTTAGACACGAGAAATCCTGCATCTCAGCCAGGACCCTTCTAACTCTAAGGTTCCATAGTTCTGACAGTCTATGACTTTGACAAGAATTGAGGGTGACTGTGGACCAGTGAGTAGAGCTAGAAGTACCTTCATGGGATGAAAATACCAGGTACCCAAGGGCTCGTTaacctagcagagaaaagcagaaCAGATctgtggctggaaactgaagccagactAATTCAAATAAGAAATTACGCACCAATTTttcagtgagagtaattaaccactggcaCCAGCtcccaagggctgtggtggattgtCCATCTCCTGATGCCTTCACATCTAGGCTGGAGTTCTTCCTGGAAGAGATGCTTTGGTCAAACAGAAGTTATAAGGGACAATACAGGGGTGAAAAGTAACGACCTGTACTACaaaggaggccagactagatagTCTAATGGTTCCTTCTTGCCTTAAACTCCGTGCATTTCTCCTTAAGGCAGCAGGGTATCTACAGATTGAATGTCTCTGGGTTCCCGAACTGCTAAGGGCGTTGCTTTCCCGTAAGTTTCTGGACATACAAATTCCAACATTTTGAGGCAGGGTGTGTATTCAAATTGCATCAGTTCAATACACGAGTCAGGACTGCAGCTAATACCAAAAATGCACCAGATACAGAATTATCCAGCCCACTCCTTGCTCCATGTGCCATGACCAATCCATGAGATATTCAAACTCCTGACCTGTTTCCTAGCAAAGTTGTGTTTATGATTTCTAGGAAATCAACAACATTGCAACACAGCATGATGAGTTCACATCCTCTATCGTTAGATCATTTGTTCCCTTTCTTCTCACTTGCAGCATCAGAATCGAAGTGTGAACAtcagaacacaagaacggccagactgagtcagaccaatggtccagctagcccagcatcctgtcttctgacagtggccaatgccaggtgcttcagagggaaggaacagaacagagcaattatcgagcgatccatcccctgttgcccactcccagcttctggcaattagTGGCTTAGGGGCAGCCAGAGCATGGGGCTTGCATCACTGTGGAATCCTACATCTCTGCGCTTCCCCTGCCAACTCATAAGCATCATTTCAATCTTCTTGGTTCAGCAGAATTTCTCATGCCCAGCACCTTTCTGCAATGAACTCTCCCAACATGTCCCTTGAAATTCTTCATTCACGAAATTTCATCCTACAAAGAGAGGGTAAGAGCCCAGGGCTCAGAGCAAGATGAAGGAGTATCTGAGAGAGCTGTGTTCTTCTTTGGTCCCTCACCTGGTTCTGCTCCTGCAGCTCATCCCACCCAATAGTCTCTGTGGCTGCCCCTGCCGTTCCCCTCTTCTCTGCTTTCTGCTCCCAGGCCTCTGCTAGTCCACACGTGTCCAGTTTCTCTCACTCTTTCTCGGACACAtaatctctctccctctgtctctAAGCCCTAGTTACAGGTGAGGAAAGGCAGATTTCCTTGCAACAACCTCTGTTCTGTCTGTAGATATCTGAGGATCAAGCTGCAGCGCAGTGCAGCCTCCCACCAGCCAAGGACGCAGGGTCTCTTACACTGAACTCTGGCCTCGTGTCAGACTCCTGGGCACAAGAGAACAGGACTGGAGCTGGGTGGGAGTGGAATCTCCTTAGCCCCCGACCGGAGTCAGCTCTCCGAGACTCCTGGACACCTTCAGAGTCGTGTGTAACTGGGACATGCTGAGAACACCTGCCATATACTTACTGAATTAGTGTTAAGACCTCTAGGTACATTGTACTAGAAAGGCAAGTGCTTATGTGCTATTGCAAGGTGGTTTGCAACTTCTTTAGCAGGAAGACATGAGTggtagtgtagccatggcctacgCGTGAAGTGGATTTCCTTAGGAAATCCTTTGAGGTGAGGGGAATGCAAATTCTCCCCTCACAAGCCAGACCCAGTGCATGCTAAATACTGCCTTGGGGAACTCCGTATCCAAGACCCCTGAGCTGTATGAAGAGTGAGCTGAACTTGTCATGAGTGTGCTTGTTccgagctgaagctgtgatgaactgggaGTCACAGGGACTCTTCCCTAGGGTGGGAGGGTTGAGCTTATATCCAAGTTAAGGCTGGGTTcttggtaagcttattagcacatGTGTAGGTTCTTTGAttggttttaaaatatgttttctctgcAGTGCTCTTTACCACAGGAATAAAGTCGGCTTGCTTAGGGAGAGCTGGGTGGGGGTAATACGAGCAGCAATCACGCTGTTATCAGATTCTGAACAGAAAGTGAGCGGGTCTGTCTCTGCTGGGAAATACGCCGTGACAGGTACAGCCTGGAAATGCCCACTCGAAAGGGAGAGATGTGTGCCTCCACCCAGGAGAAGCAAGAGCTGGATGCGGAGTGGGGTGCCTGGCTGAACTACTGACGGGAGACACAggggcagttgccctgaactgggACAGCAACCATGGAGAGTTTGTCTTTCCTTGGAGGGGTCATCTGCAGGCCCCGAACCTGGGAGCTCTGCCTCTACAAACTTCAGCCTCTCCCATAGGCGCAGATTCCgcgctcagcacccaccagccacagctgtttggcggcacctCCAATCAGCTGTCAGGCAGCACCCCCGATTAGCTGATCAGGGTGCTGCCAAGCAGCTGATTGGAGGCACAGCCAAACAGCCGTTtggtgactggggcaggggcgtgggggCGGGCGGAGAGCAGTGAgtaggcggggcctcagggagggggcggagccagGCCTGGAAGAGGCGGAGCGAGGGGGGCCTtacaggaaggggcagagtgggggcgggaagaggcagagggaggggggggtcaggggaggaggtggagtggggatggggcctctGGGCAGAGCGGGGCGGGTGGGGCACCACCAGGGAAAAGAAAAACTCGGTGCCTATGGCTCCTCCGGCTTGAGGCAAAGGCCTATGAACTCAGAGGCAGTGACAGTCTCACCACCGTCTAGCCCTGCTCTCGCTCCCGCGCTGTTCAGTTATCGGAGCTTGCGGGCAGTCGCTATATTCTGGATCTGGGTCCAAGCGGCTGTGATAACAAGAGCTGctcgctgccccacccccacccccgcctctctgtttgggaagctcagcccttaacaG
Proteins encoded:
- the LOC120387377 gene encoding C-C motif chemokine 4-like is translated as MKVSVAALAVLLVAAFCSLASSAPIGSDPPTACCFTYASRKIPRGLVVDYYDTNSMCSQTAIVFITKKGREVCANPKEDWVQEYVTNLELN